A segment of the Pseudoalteromonas sp. DL-6 genome:
TTCACCAAGCAGCAAAACTTTTTGCATGGCGATAGCGTCATTGTGAGGTTGGTTTAAAAAACGTTGTAAAAAAGCAGGCCACGCATACTGTGCACCGCCTTTTCCTAAGTTGGCTCTCGGTCCAATATCTTCACAAATACCAAGTAAAACAAAACGCATACCAAATTGTACGGCATCAGCAAGCGCTTGTTGAATATTATCGCGGGCATCAAGTAATGCCATCGACTGCCACGCTTTTAACTCTCCAGCACGGCCAGAGCAAAGTTCCTTTACCGTGCTTTCGTTATATATTTTAAGGGGTACGGCCACGCTACAGTTCTATAATTTCTAGTTCTAACTCTTCAGCAGAAAGCACAATACCTGTACTGTCAGCATAAACAAAGTCATCATCAAAAAATGATACGCCAGCAAAATTAACACCTATACCGCTTTCGCCCGCACCTTCACTGTCTGCTGCAACAGGAATTGATGCAATAGCTTGAATTCCTAAATCAAGTTCTTCAAGCTCATCAACGTGACGTAATGCACCATATACAATAATGCCTTGCCAATTGTTTTCAAGTGCCAGCTCAGCCAGCTCAATATCAATTAATGCTCTGCGAGTTGAGCCGCCACCATCAATAAGTAAAATCTGATCAGTACCATCTTGAGAAAGTAATTGGCGGATCAGTTCATTGTTTTCAAAACATTTTACCGTTTTAATGCGGCCACCAAAGCTGTGTCGACCACCAAAGTTGATGAACATAGGTTCAAGCACGTCAACCACATCAGCAAAGTGGTCGCATAAATCAGAAGTGCTGTAATCCATTATTTTATCCTCAAAAGATACATAAGTTAGAAACTCAGTATACCCTCCTTATATGCAATAACAACGACTTAATCGCAGTAAATTTAGCCATAATTAGAACTAAATCAATTATAAGAATAATAATTCTTTCATAAACTTGTCATTTATTCACAACAAGATTATAAACAGGTGTATTGCTTGCTGATACGGTTGAAGATTTTCCTTAGTCAGTGGCAAGAGTCGTAAAATTGAGCAATACTGTTGTTAGGCCAATGGTTTTTATATTGTCCATTTGTTTAAAAGGAGTTTGTTAATGGTTAAATTTTACCGGCGACCCTTTTTATTTTTTATTCAAAATTAATGATTTAAATGAAAGGAAGCACCACGTTATACTGCGCTGGCAAATTTAATATAGGTATTTACAATGAATTTTTTACAAAATCTGACGATAAAACGCCGTTTGCAACTAAACGCCCTTGTTGTAGGCTTAGCAATGATTGTCATGCTATGCATCATCATTTATGAAGCACGTATTATGCTTAAATTAAATGAAACAATTCAGTACGCTGAAGAGCTAGATATACATGAGCTTTCGATGCGCAAATATGAGAAAGATTTTTTATTTTATAAAGATGAAAGTAGCTTAGATTTATTCACTAAAGAATACAAACAACTGCAGCTTAAATTAGAAAAGCTATCTGTTTTATCAACAGACTTAAATATTGCCACGGCCCAGGTAAGCCAATTCTCGGCGCTTGCAAAACAATACTATGATGACTTTCAGGTTGTTGTAAAACTGCAACGTAAGATAGGCTTACATCCCAAAGATGCACTTTACGGCGAACTTCGTGAAGCTGTTCACAGTATTGAAACGTTACTCAATGAGCAAAATAATTATCAGCTACTTACTACCATGCTGCAGCTACGCCGTGCTGAAAAAGATTTTATGTTACGCTTGGATACAAAATACCTAGACCGATTTAATAAATTAGCAGTGGAGTTAAAACAGCAAGTAAGCGCCGCCGATTTACCCAATCAGACCCGCAGTCAATTAGCATCGTTAATGAGTAATTACCAAGGTAAATTTACCGCGTTAGTAGAGGCACAGGTAGCACTGGGTGTCGATTTAAATTCGGGCGCCTTGGGTAAAATGAGGATAAGTGTTAAAAAGAGTGATGAAGTGGTTTCTTACATTACAGCTGCCACTAAAGAGCAAGTAAGTGAAACAGCCAATCAAGCACAATTATTAGCAATAGTGATTTTTGTGATTGCCAGTGTGATTGTTATGGCGCTTGTGTACTTAACTAGTCGTTCAATTATTCAGCCTATTGAAAGGGTGTATCAAGCAATAGATGAAATTAGGCGCAATAACGATTTAAGTTTATTTATAGAGCATAAAGGAAAAGATGAAGTAACCAGAATGACCATAGACTTTAATAGTTTAATTGGTGACTTCAAAAAACTAATTTATGAAGTAAATACCGCATTGAAAACGTTAAACATTGCGACTGAAGATTTATCTAACACAACGGCAGCAACTAGCTCAGGAATGCAAGAGCAGTTACATGAAGCCGACATGGTAGCCACCGCTGCGACAGAGATGCAGGCGACAATTCAAGATATTTCACATAATACTGAAGCTGCGGCTAAAAAGGCAGAGTCGACTAACGAGAGTGCCTTACAAGGTCAGGTTGAGGTTGAGTCAACCATTAAGCACATTAATGCGCTATCTGATTCTTTGGTTAATGCTTCAGGAGTGGTGTCACAGCTTGAAAAAGATGGTGAAACTATTGGCTCAGTGCTTGATGTAATTCGTGCTATTGCTGAACAAACTAATTTACTGGCTTTAAATGCGGCTATTGAAGCGGCGAGAGCCGGTGAGCAAGGTCGCGGCTTTGCGGTTGTTGCCGATGAAGTACGTTCACTGGCCCAGCGTACGCAAGAGTCTACTAGCGAGATAGAAGGTATTATTAATACCTTGCAACAGCGCACTCAAGAGGTAGTAAGTATTATGCATCAATGTCGAGCTCAAGGTGGCGAAAGTGCAACACAAGCAACTAAAGCGGGTGAGCTGCTAGGATCTATTACACTTGATGTGCAAACAATTATGGAAATGAGTACACAAATTGCTGTGGCGATTGATGAGCAAAGCCAAGTTGCATCAGAAGTGAATAAAAATGTAGTGCGAATTCGTGATATCGCTCAAAGCGCGTCAGAACATGCGGCTAATAACGCACAAACCAGTGAAGAGGTTTCAGCCCAAGCACGCGTGCTACATAGTGCGATAGATAAATATAAAGTTTAAGCTTTGCTATACAACCAATAAAGTTTAAGGAACAAACTTTATTGGTACGCTGTCTTTGTTATTTTCATGTTGTTTAACACGTTCTAAATAAGTGTCCCACAACTTAGTATGTTCGGCTTGTAATTTAGCCAAATATTGCCAGCTAAACAACCCGCTGTTATGCCCGTCGTCAAACTCTAAACGCAACGCATAATGTCCTACGGGTGTAATGCTTTTCATGCCCACTGTTTGTTTATTAAGTACTAACTTCATAGGCTCAGAGCCATGGCCTTGCACCTCGGCTGAGGGAGAGTGAACCCGTAAAAACTCAGTACTGAAGGTTGCCTCTGAATGATCATCAAAGAACACATCTAAATTTTTACTCACACTATGATAGTGCACTTTAGTTACTTGTTTCATCGTCATCTCACTTACAAAAAAGCCTCCATGCTGGAGGCTTTTAGTATACATTAAACGGCTGTTAAAGAATAAAGCGGCTTAAGTCTTCATCTTCAACCAGTGCACCTAAGTGTTTTTCAACATAGGCGGCGTCAATAACAAGGCTTGAACCGGCTTTTTCAGAAGCATCATATGAAATTTCTTCCATTAGCCTTTCCATAACGGTATGTAAACGACGCGCACCGATGTTTTCGGTTTTCTCATTAACCTGCCATGCTGCTTTAGCAATACGCTCAATTGCATCGTCGCTAAATTCAATAGCGACTTGCTCTGTTTTGAGTAGCTCGCGTTGTTGCTCCGTAAGTGACGCGTGTGGCTCAGTTAAAATGCGTTTAAAGTCATCGGCTGTGAGTGCTTCAAGTTCAACACGAATAGGTAAGCGGCCTTGTAACTCCGGGATCATGTCTGATGGTTTAGACATTTGGAATGCACCTGAGGCAATAAATAACATGTGATCAGTTTTAACCATGCCATGCTTAGTGTTAACTGTAGAGCCTTCAATAAGCGGTAGTAAATCACGCTGCACACCTTCACGGCTTACATCTGGGCCTGAGGCTTCGCCGCGCTTACAGATTTTGTCGATTTCGTCAATAAACACAATGCCGTTTTGCTCTACCGCAAAAATTGCCTGCTCTTTTAATTCTTCAGGATTAACTAATTTACCGGCTTCTTCTTCGGTAAGTAATTTAAACGCTTCTTTAATTTTAAGCTTACGTTTAGTTCGTTTATCACCACCCATATTTTGAAACATGCCCTGTAACTGGTTGGTCATTTCTTCCATACCAGGAGGAGCCATAATTTCAACATTCGGTTGAGCTTGCGCTAAATCAATATCAATTTCTTTGTCATCTAGCTGGCCTTCGCGTAATTTTTTACGAAACGATTGGCGTGTCGATGAGCTTTCATCGCGCTGAACTTCACCATACTGATCTTTCACTGGAGGCAGTAATACATCTAAAATGCGCTCTTCAGCCGCTTCTTCTGCACGGTGTTTAAACTTTTTGGTTTGTTGTTCACGGGTCATTTTGATTGAAACGTCGACTAAATCACGAATGATAGTTTCAACTTCTTTGCCTACATAACCCACTTCGGTAAATTTAGTGGCTTCCACTTTAATAAAGGGGGCATTAGCTAGTTTTGCTAAACGACGCGCAATTTCCGTTTTACCTACGCCTGTAGGGCCAATCATTAAAATATTCTTTGGTGTTACTTCGGCACGTAAATCTTCGTTTAACTGCATACGGCGCCAGCGATTACGAAGGGCAATAGCAACCGCTTTTTTTGCTTTTGCTTGACCAATAATATGCTGGTCAAGCTCATGAACAATTTCTCTTGGGGTCATATCAGACATGGCGGGTTCCTATTACAATTCTTCGATAGTTTGGAAGTTATTCGTAAATACACAGATGTTGCCAGCAATTGTTAGGCTTTTCTCTACAATTTCACGAGCACTTAAGTCGGTGTTTTCTAATAAGGCGGTTGCAGCAGATTGTGCAAAATTTCCGCCGCTGCCAATCGCGATCAGGTCGTTTTCAGGTTGTACGACGTCACCATTACCAGTGATGATCAATGATGCAGTTTCATCAGCAACAGCTAGCAGGGCTTCAAGTTTGCGTAAGGCACGATCGCTACGCCAATCTTTAGCCATTTCTACAGCCGCTTTAGTTAGATTGCCTTGGTGCATTTCTAATTTGCTTTCAAAACGTTCGAAAAGGGTGAAGGCATCAGCAGTACCGCCAGCAAACCCAGCGATTACTTTGCCATTATAAAGGCGTCGAACTTTTCGGGCGTTGCCCTTCATTACTGTGTTACCAAGAGATACTTGGCCGTCACCACCAATAACAACTTTGTCATCACGGCGTACACTTACGATTGTAGTCATGTTATTCCTCATCATCACGCTGCAAGGGGCAGCGCGTAAAAAACGATTATGAAGAGGTTATATGGGTGAATGGTTTAAATTCAAGTCCAGCCCCAAATTCCGCAGCCAACGATATTAATTCGTTTCAGTTTGTTCTTATCACTTTCTGCTTGGCGCTTGGTTTCATAAGGTCCTAAACGGACTTTATACCAAATACCATTGGTACCTGTGGTTTTTTTGATCTCTGAAATTAGCCCTGCAAAGGCTATTTTAGCCTTTAAGGTTTCTGCTTGTTGATGCGTTTTAAATGAGCCACATTGCATAACATACGGGCCTTTTTGTTCAAGTTCTTTTACTTCAACTTGAATTTCATGTTCTTTAATTTCTTTAATAAATTTAGGTGGCCGCGGTTTAGCTATTTCTACTTGCTTTTCAGGTGTTGGATTTGCCTGTTTTTCAACAAGATCAGGATCGGCATTATTTTTAACAAACCAGAGTCCGTATGCGAAACCACCGACGAGCAATAGTGCAATTAGGGTTAATAACAGCGGAAAGGGTTTTTTAGCCGGTTCTTGTTTGGTGTTTTTTCTATTTTTTGGTTTTTTATTAATATAATCGTGCTGTGCCATGGTGTTATGTGTGGCCTTACCTAAATCATGTCTGTAGGGTCTACGTCTAAACTCCAGCGAACTTTTTGAGCAAGTTTGCTGGTGCTGAGATAATCAACCATTTGTGCAAGATACGGGTGTAAAATGCGTCGATCTTGCGCTTGAATATGTAATTGAAAACGATACATCCCTGCAATTTTCTCTAAAGGCGCAGGGATTGGTCCAAGCAATTGTATACCAGATACCCCATTGACAGGAACCAAATCCGTTAGAAAGTCGACGACTTGCTTAATGTTATGTCCTTGTGCACGAACTATCGCCATACTGGTGATGGGCGGCAATTGCGCGTCACTGCGCTCAGTAAGTGCAAAGCGGGCAAAATCTTGATAGCCATTATTAACTAAATCCTGTAATAACGGATGCTCAGGAAAGTGCGTTTGTAATAATACCTCACCGGGCTCACCGGAACGCCCTGCTCGCCCAGCAACCTGAGTCACTAATTGCGCAAGGTGTTCTGTTGCCCTAAAGTCACACGAATATAAACCACTATCTACATCTAAAATGAGTACTAAGCTTACATCCGCAAAGTGGTGGCCTTTGGCCAGCATTTGCGTACCGACTAAAATGCGTGCGCCACCTTGGTTTATTTCATCCAATGCTTTTTCAAGGCTGCCTTTGCGCCTCGTAGAGTCGCGGTCTATTCGGCTAATCGGGATATCTTTAAATTCAGTACTCAAAAATTCTTCTATTTGTTCAGTGCCTTTACCGTTAGGAAATATCTGCGTGCTACCACAATCAGGGCATTGATGCGGTACTTGATATTGGTCACCACAGTGATGGCAAATCATCTGACCGATGGCTTTATGAAAGGTTGCACTCGTGCTGCAGCGATTACATTCACTTAACCAACCACACTCATGACATATTAAAGTAGGCGAAAAACCACGGCGGTTTAAAAATACCATTACCTGCTTACTTTTATTCAGGTGCTGGCGCATTATCGCTAGGCTCGCATGGGCAATACCTGCTTGATCAGGCTGACCTTTCATGTCGAGAAGCTTAAATTGGTTATCGGTGGCAGTTTGTGCTCGCTCACTTAATGTGAGTAACTGGTATTTGTTATTAATTGCTTTGTGCAGTGTTTCTAAAGCGGGGGTAGCACTGCCTAAAATAAGCGGAATGTTATGCTGATATGCGCGATACGCTGCTAAATCGCGTGCATGATAGCGTAAAGTATCTTGTTGTTTAAATGAAGCATCATGTTCTTCATCAACCACAATCATCCCGAGTTTTAAAAAGGGCAGAAAAATACTCGAACGAGTACCTATAACGATGGCACAACTGCCTTTTTCACAAAACCGCCATGTTTGCAGACGCTCGTTATCGGTGAGCGCTGAATGCCATAGCATAATTGGCGTATCGGGGAAGCGGCGCCTAAAACGATTAACGGTTTGTGGGGTTAAACCTATCTCGGGAACCAGCACTAACGCTTGCTCTCCACGCTTTAACACCTCTTCAAGACACTGTAGGTAAACTTCTGTTTTACCACTACCCGTGACACCTTCAAGTAAAAAGCTATTGAAACCGGTGCTTTGATTAATCGCTGTGCAAGCAATCGCTTGTTCTTTATTTAAGCGAGGCTTAGTGCCCACAGTAGGAGAGGCATGTTGCCATTGATTGTCATGTTCAATGGTTTGCACTATCAACTCTTTTGCCAACAGGCTATCAATAGTCTTTTTATTAAACCCGAGTGCTTTTAGTTCCGTTAATGATGATTTACCCGATGCAGATAATTGCTTAAGCAAGTTAAGCTGTGTTTTAGCTTTTAAAGATGGTAAAAGCGCCCCTTTATCAGTTAACGTCAGCATATTTATACTGGTTTTATCAGGGCATTCACCTTGGCGCAATGCACTGGGTAGTGCAATATGAATAGTTTCACCTAGTGGATAACAATAATAACGTGCAGTAAACTTCAGCAGCTCTAAATGTTGCGCAGATAACACCGGCGAGTCGTCAATAACTTCAATAATAGATTTGATTTTGCCTTCGGGAACTTCTGTATCGGCTTTTAAGTTAAGGATAACCGCTACTTTTCGTTGATTACCAAAAGGGACGAGTACGCGCATGCCTGGCTGTAATTGAGTCAGCGGTAGTAATTGCTCATCCACTTTATAATCAAAGGTGCGAGGTAAGGGGACTTTTATTGCAACTTCAGCAAAACGCATAACAACTCAACTAAGAAACCGAATGGCTTAATGTACTAAAAATAGTATTAAAAGCCCACCAACAAATCCATAATGGCTAGCCGTTTGCCGACTTTTTAGCAAAAAGAATAATTAAAGCTTGTGTGCGTGCGGGTTGTTGGATAAAATTCGCGACCAATAAATTTGTTTTAACGACGTATGGTGCCAGACTTCGGGTTTGGAGAGCGATGCGGCCTTAACTAGAGGTTCCTATGAAAGAAGGTATTCACCCTAAGTACGAAGTAATTTCTGCAACTTGTTCATGCGGAAACAAATTCGAAACTCGTTCTACTTTGTGTAAAGACATTCACTTAGACGTATGTTCTGCGTGTCACCCGTTTTACACTGGTAAGCAAAAGATTTTAGACACTGGCGGCCGTGTTGATCGCTTCAACAAGCGCTTCGGTGCACTTAGCAGCAAAAAATAATTTTTTGTTTCTATGTAAAAAAGCACCTTAGGGTGCTTTTTTTGTGCCTAAAATTCACTTCTCCCTCCATTTTTATAACAGTTTTGTATTTATTATTTTTGCATAACTATTTCCTGTTCTTATTCTGAATATGCATAAACATTTACAGACAAAATAGCCAATACTCTCTATATTTTTATTTGTTACATTTTAAATATGCTACTTAAATGTAGGTAACGTGAAGTTATTTGTATTTAAAATTAAATAAAGTTCGATATTTCTCTATTTTAATTTGAGACTGAAAAATACGCTTCATCAAAATTGATTAAGGGCAGAAATTACCTGTAATTTTAATTTTTATGACGAATTAATATTTTAAAATTGTCAGGATAATCTAGGGAAGTTGCTGATAAATCACTTAAAATTAACAGTTCTAGCATATAACAGGATAGACCTGATATTGCTTGGAATTTAAAAATAATAAAGGTATCGTAGAATAAAACTACCTCTCACTTTAACTTAAATTGCAGGATATAATCGCGTTATGTCAGATTTTCGTGAACAAGCACTACATTACCATGCCCATCCCGTTCCAGGTAAAATCAGTATTGAGCTGACTAAGCCCGCTGAGACGGTTAAAGACCTCGCGCTCGCATACAGCCCAGGTGTTGCAGAACCTGTTCGTGAAATTGCCGCTGATCCAGCAAATGCTTACAAGTATACTGGTAAAGGAAATATGGTTGCGGTTATTACTAACGGCACCGCAATTTTAGGCTTAGGGAATTTAGGCCCACTTGCCTCAAAACCAGTAATGGAAGGCAAAGCATTATTATTTAAACGTTTTGCAGGACTAGACTCAATTGACATTGAAGTTAAGCATCGCACAACCGAAGACTTTATCAACACGGTTGCGAATATTGCAGACACGTTTGGTGGTATCAATTTAGAAGATATTAAAGCACCAGAATGTTTTGAAATAGAAAAAGCACTTATAGAACGTTGCAGCATTCCTGTGTTTCATGATGATCAACATGGTACGGCAATTGTTACGGCTGCGGGTATGCTAAATGCATTAGAAGTACAAGGCAAAGCAATTGAAGATGCGATTATCGTATGTTTAGGTGCTGGTGCCGCAGCTGTTGCCTGTATGGAGCTTTTAATTAAGTGTGGCGCCTTACGTGAACATATTTATATGTTAGACCGTAAAGGGGTTATTCATACACGTCGTGATGACTTAAATGAATATAAGCAATTATTTGCAAACAATACGGATAAACGTACTTTACAAGATGTAATTGAAGATGCCGATGTGTTTGTTGGTGTATCAGGCCCAAATTTATTAGCCGCCGATGATTTAAAATTAATGGCTGACCGCCCAGTTGTATTTGCATGTTCAAACCCCGATCCTGAAATTGATCCGCAATTAGCACATGCTGCACGCAACGATCTTATTATGGCGACCGGCCGCTCTGATTATCCGAACCAAGTTAACAACGTACTTTGTTTTCCATTTATTTTCCGTGGTGCATTAGATGTACGCGCAAGTGAAATAAACGATGAAATGAAAATAGCTGCTGTAGAGGCAATTCGCAGTATTGCTAAAGAGCCAGTACCGGCTGAAGTACTGACTGCTGCTGGCATCGATAAATTAGAGTTTGGTGCAAAATATATTATACCAAAACCTATGGATCCGCGCTTATTGCCTCGTATCGCCAAAGCGGTTGCTCAAGCTGCAGTTGATTCGGGTGTGGCACAAATTGATATGCCAGAGAACTACATGGCGTAATTTTAAGTGTGAATTAACGCAAAAAAAACCTCAGCATTTGCTGAGGTTTTTTTATAACACAGATAAAGAAATTTAGTCTTCATTTAAAATAGGCACTTCTAGTCCCATTTCTTGCATTATCTTCTTCACCTCTTCAGGTACTTTTTCTGCATTGTCTTTACGTAGATCATCATCATTAGGCAGCGGTTGCCCTGTAAACGCATGCAAAAATGCTTCGCATAAAAGCTCACTATTTGTTGCATGGCGCAAGTTGTTTATTTGACGACGAGTACGTTCATCAGTTAATACCTTTAATACATTTAGCGGGATCGAAACGGTGATCTTTTTTACTTGTTCGGATTTTTTCCCGTGTTCTGCATATGGGTGAATATATTCACCATTCCATTTAGCCATAAGATGTATCGTTGCCTCAGATTATAAATTGCTCACACAGCATCAAAGCGTGTAAATATGCGTGAAATTCTATCGGTTTAAAAAAGATAGTCAAATACTAGTTATTTAGCTATCTAGACATTTAAATGTTTTGACATCTCAAACTGCATGCGCTACCTTTTAGACGTCTAAACATCCAAAATGGTAAAGGTGGCGAAAATGAGTGAAAAAAATAAGGCAACAATTGCTGTTCGTAGTGGAATAGAAGCCGACAAACAGCATGGTGCGGTTGTTCCACCGCTTTATTTATCAACAACTTACTCATTTGCTGACTTTGATACCAAGCGTCAATATGATTATGGCCGCAGTGGTAATCCTAATCGTGACATTTTGGCTGATGCGCTCACCGAGCTTGAAGGTGGCGCTAAAGGCATTATTACTGCCACAGGCATGGCGGCAGTTCACTTAACCACTCAGTTATTAAATAGTGACGATACGTTAGTGATCCCCCACGATTGTTATGGTGGCAGTTATCGTTTATTTACTTCACTAGAAAAACGCGGCTTGTTGAAACTTGAAGTGGTCGATTTCACTAAAAGCGAAAGCTTATCGCATATTCTTGCTATTAAACCTAAGCAGATCTGGATTGAAACACCGAGTAATCCAATTTTACGATTAACTGATATTAAAGCAGTTACCGATATTGCTAAGCAGTGTGGTGCACTCGTTGCTGCCGATAACACATTTTTATCGCCAGCTTTGCAAAACCCGATTAAATTTGGTGCAGATATTGTGGTTCACTCAACCACTAAATATATCAATGGTCATTCAGATGTTGTTGGTGGTGCAGTTATTGCGGCGAGCGCTGAGCTTGGTGAAGAACTGGCCTGGTGGGCAAATAATATTGGCATTACTGGGGCGCCATTTGATAGCTATTTAACACTCAGAGGCTTACGTACGTTAAATGTGCGTTTGAGACAACACCAAGAAAACGCATTCGCTATTGCACAGTATTTAGAAAGCTCCCCGTTTGTTGCTCAGGTTTACTATCCAGGTCTTGAATCACACCCGCAACATGCGCTTGCTAAGGCGCAGCAGCTTGGCTTCGGTGCTATGGTCAGTTTTGATATAAAAGGCGATATAAACGATGCGGCCGCGTTTTTAACGCGCTTAAATGAGTTTAGTTTAGCGGAATCATTAGGTGGAGTGGAAAGTTTGATTTGTCACCCTGCAACTATGACCCATGCAGGCATGGAAGCGACTGCACGTGCAGAAGCTGGAGTAGGCGACACGCTTATTCGTATTTCGGTGGGTATTGAAGATGTAAAAGACTTACTTACTGATTTAGACAGAGTATTTAATTTAGTACGCCCAGGACAAGCAGATAACGCGCTAGCTGCAAAAAAGGGTGCTAGTGAGTCATTTGGTTCAGCAAAATTAAACGCGGCGCATCCGGCGTTATGGTAGTACCTACCAATTTTGAAAATATAAAAAACATGAAGTCGAGTGGGTATTAACATGGTAAATCAGGTTCATAAATTTGGTGGTTCGAGTTTAAGCTCAGCGGATCGCTTTAAAAGTGTAGCAAATATTATTTTAACTCATGCTCAAGCAGGAGATTGTGTGGTGGTATCGGCTGCCGGGAAAACCACCGATACCTTGGTTAAATTGTGGCAAAGCTATCAACAGCAAGATCCCCAAGCGATTGCTGATATAATTTTGTTATTAAGTAATCATCAATCTGTGCTTATTGAGCAATTGCTTATATCCAGTGCCAAGCATGAAGCTCTCGGTATACTTGCCACTGAGCTAAGCACGATTACCCAGCAGGCCAAGCAAGGTACTTTAGCTGAAGCTTGGCTATTAGCCCATGGCGAATTATGGTCTGCAAGGCTATTAAGTGCTTACTTAGAGCAGCTTAACGTTAGTGCTTGCGCTCATGACGCTAGGCAGTTATTTACTATAGACGCAGGCCAGTTGCAGCATGCTAATAATCAGCAGCAGTGCTTAAAAGCCATAGATACGAGTAAAATTAATGTCGTTACAGGGTTTATTGCGGCTAATTTACTACATGAAACCGTGACCCTGGGACGAAACGGCAGTGATTACAGTGCTACTTTATTAGCGCGATATTGCAATGCTAAAAAAGTGTCTATTTGGACTGACACTCAAGGTGTTTTTAGTACTGATCCACGTAAGGTAGCTAATGCGGTTAAGTATGCGCGGGTGTGCCGCGAACAAGCCAATTTATTAGCGAGACTAGGGAACCCTGTATTACATGCTAAGACATTATCGCCATTAAAAGGGACCGACATAGAGTTAATTGTTCGCAGCAGCTACGATCTGCAAGGCAGTCACACTGAAATAGTTAAACCCGGAATGAGTAAACAAAAGCGTTTTTTAACTACGATTAATAATGTGGATTTACTCACTGTTGATGATTTGAGTGAAGGCGAGGTAGCGCATGCTAGTCAGCTTATTCAGCATAGTTTACATCACTTTGAACAAGCGGGTGAAATCTACTTGGTAGTCCCTGCGTCGGCGACATATCAGCTGGTTAATTATTTTGCTGGCCGAGCCAACATTAGCGAGTCTAACTTAAATGGGGTTGCAATTATTGCATCAAAGCAAGACATAGCGACGCTTGGTAAGCATAGTGCCGCTTTACTTCAAGGGCAATCAATCCAACCTCGTTTTACTCATTTTGATGAAGATTATACGTTATTACTAACCGATCAAGTGCTTGAGAGTGATGTGCTGAGCTTGTTGCATGATAAATTGATTAATAAAGCGCAAGAAATAGCTTTAATTATTGCAGGACTCGGTAATGTAGGTGCTGAATTTATGCGCCAACTACCAGCTCAACTAGCTCGTTTATCATCTGATTTTAACGTTAAGTTAGTGGCATTACTGCGCTCAGAGCAGATGCTGGTTAATGCCAATGGGTTAGACTGTGAAAACTGGCAGCAGCAATGGGAAAACCATGCCAGCCCCTATCAG
Coding sequences within it:
- the rraA gene encoding ribonuclease E activity regulator RraA, whose translation is MDYSTSDLCDHFADVVDVLEPMFINFGGRHSFGGRIKTVKCFENNELIRQLLSQDGTDQILLIDGGGSTRRALIDIELAELALENNWQGIIVYGALRHVDELEELDLGIQAIASIPVAADSEGAGESGIGVNFAGVSFFDDDFVYADSTGIVLSAEELELEIIEL
- a CDS encoding methyl-accepting chemotaxis protein, giving the protein MNFLQNLTIKRRLQLNALVVGLAMIVMLCIIIYEARIMLKLNETIQYAEELDIHELSMRKYEKDFLFYKDESSLDLFTKEYKQLQLKLEKLSVLSTDLNIATAQVSQFSALAKQYYDDFQVVVKLQRKIGLHPKDALYGELREAVHSIETLLNEQNNYQLLTTMLQLRRAEKDFMLRLDTKYLDRFNKLAVELKQQVSAADLPNQTRSQLASLMSNYQGKFTALVEAQVALGVDLNSGALGKMRISVKKSDEVVSYITAATKEQVSETANQAQLLAIVIFVIASVIVMALVYLTSRSIIQPIERVYQAIDEIRRNNDLSLFIEHKGKDEVTRMTIDFNSLIGDFKKLIYEVNTALKTLNIATEDLSNTTAATSSGMQEQLHEADMVATAATEMQATIQDISHNTEAAAKKAESTNESALQGQVEVESTIKHINALSDSLVNASGVVSQLEKDGETIGSVLDVIRAIAEQTNLLALNAAIEAARAGEQGRGFAVVADEVRSLAQRTQESTSEIEGIINTLQQRTQEVVSIMHQCRAQGGESATQATKAGELLGSITLDVQTIMEMSTQIAVAIDEQSQVASEVNKNVVRIRDIAQSASEHAANNAQTSEEVSAQARVLHSAIDKYKV
- a CDS encoding gamma-butyrobetaine hydroxylase-like domain-containing protein, with amino-acid sequence MKQVTKVHYHSVSKNLDVFFDDHSEATFSTEFLRVHSPSAEVQGHGSEPMKLVLNKQTVGMKSITPVGHYALRLEFDDGHNSGLFSWQYLAKLQAEHTKLWDTYLERVKQHENNKDSVPIKFVP
- the hslU gene encoding HslU--HslV peptidase ATPase subunit translates to MSDMTPREIVHELDQHIIGQAKAKKAVAIALRNRWRRMQLNEDLRAEVTPKNILMIGPTGVGKTEIARRLAKLANAPFIKVEATKFTEVGYVGKEVETIIRDLVDVSIKMTREQQTKKFKHRAEEAAEERILDVLLPPVKDQYGEVQRDESSSTRQSFRKKLREGQLDDKEIDIDLAQAQPNVEIMAPPGMEEMTNQLQGMFQNMGGDKRTKRKLKIKEAFKLLTEEEAGKLVNPEELKEQAIFAVEQNGIVFIDEIDKICKRGEASGPDVSREGVQRDLLPLIEGSTVNTKHGMVKTDHMLFIASGAFQMSKPSDMIPELQGRLPIRVELEALTADDFKRILTEPHASLTEQQRELLKTEQVAIEFSDDAIERIAKAAWQVNEKTENIGARRLHTVMERLMEEISYDASEKAGSSLVIDAAYVEKHLGALVEDEDLSRFIL
- the hslV gene encoding ATP-dependent protease subunit HslV, which codes for MTTIVSVRRDDKVVIGGDGQVSLGNTVMKGNARKVRRLYNGKVIAGFAGGTADAFTLFERFESKLEMHQGNLTKAAVEMAKDWRSDRALRKLEALLAVADETASLIITGNGDVVQPENDLIAIGSGGNFAQSAATALLENTDLSAREIVEKSLTIAGNICVFTNNFQTIEEL
- a CDS encoding SPOR domain-containing protein, whose translation is MAQHDYINKKPKNRKNTKQEPAKKPFPLLLTLIALLLVGGFAYGLWFVKNNADPDLVEKQANPTPEKQVEIAKPRPPKFIKEIKEHEIQVEVKELEQKGPYVMQCGSFKTHQQAETLKAKIAFAGLISEIKKTTGTNGIWYKVRLGPYETKRQAESDKNKLKRINIVGCGIWGWT